In Candidatus Saccharibacteria bacterium oral taxon 488, a single window of DNA contains:
- a CDS encoding HAD family hydrolase: MRDYLDIIKRNLLSPIVLAIFLLAGVLIYVREYRDAWFISVVIVVNSLIGIVQEIRAKRVLHRLELMSAPRARVLRDSQAVEVPYDSLVVGDEIILQAGDELPADAEVTVSKGLELNESMLTGESAAVEKAAGDTVLAATTVLAGEGTARVTAVGDQTKAGAISQVLKRYKPELTPLQVAIWRAITFLTYGAIVLAALIFIVYYLSGDNMVIILKTITSSAVTVVPEGLLLASSLLLAFGSLRLAQAKVLPQKLAAIEAMALLNLLAVDKTGTLTSDEVTLERVVAFDEMGVSTSPATATSEKLHAARPVVARVSDFSESAIAGLAALIAHETSGGNITGQAILAEITPPKHADIIEVMAFSSARKMAGVRAKVDSAVRTLMMGAPEFVAKLAPVDTMLQRQLDEWADSGLRVLMLAEFDDETTKLKDLPDGSGRAIGAVILRNSLRDGVIDTVKFLQEQGVVIRVISGDNPRTVQHIARQAGIDNPDKAILGSALAGLSDKAFDKAADEHTIFARVLPEQKERLIAHFKQSGKFTGMVGDGVNDALALKKSDLGVAMYAGAPASRRVADIILLNNSFTSLPIGMKLGNRIMQAIEVIATLFFHKIIYGVVLLLSTMLVGLNYPYAPRHITFLNIFLVTMPTIMWTLFPPRPCHRVNPAHFWRDTLQAVAPIALLTGLTVAFTYWSGVTLHPNQAAEAATMTVLTATFFGIYLVFLVGPMLGVVLDKRAHLARTLYMAGVLFVTLVSFGIEPLRQFFDFTMPNITLLWPGIAVVVPVALAQWWLARRAGRKFADMVEVADERMKTNRPE, translated from the coding sequence ATGCGAGATTATCTGGATATTATCAAGAGAAATTTACTATCGCCGATTGTGCTAGCGATTTTCCTGTTGGCGGGGGTGCTGATTTATGTGCGGGAGTACCGGGACGCTTGGTTTATCTCGGTGGTGATCGTGGTCAACTCGCTGATCGGCATCGTGCAGGAAATTCGTGCCAAACGGGTGCTGCACCGGCTGGAGCTGATGAGTGCGCCCAGGGCGCGGGTGCTGCGCGACAGCCAGGCGGTGGAAGTGCCGTACGATTCGCTGGTGGTGGGTGATGAGATTATCCTACAGGCTGGTGATGAGCTGCCGGCGGACGCAGAAGTAACGGTGTCGAAGGGCTTGGAGCTCAATGAAAGCATGCTGACTGGCGAGTCAGCGGCGGTCGAGAAAGCGGCTGGTGACACGGTGCTGGCGGCAACCACGGTGCTGGCGGGCGAAGGTACGGCGCGGGTCACGGCGGTCGGCGACCAGACAAAAGCCGGCGCCATCAGCCAAGTCCTCAAGCGCTACAAACCGGAGTTGACTCCATTGCAGGTGGCAATTTGGAGAGCGATTACCTTCTTGACATACGGCGCGATCGTGTTGGCAGCGCTGATTTTTATTGTGTATTATTTGTCGGGCGATAATATGGTAATCATCCTCAAGACGATCACCTCGTCAGCAGTGACAGTGGTGCCGGAGGGATTACTGCTGGCTAGTTCCCTGCTGCTGGCGTTCGGCTCGCTGCGGCTGGCGCAGGCCAAGGTGTTGCCGCAGAAATTGGCGGCGATCGAGGCGATGGCACTGCTTAATTTATTGGCAGTGGACAAGACTGGCACGCTGACCAGCGACGAAGTGACGCTGGAGCGGGTGGTGGCGTTTGATGAGATGGGTGTGTCAACAAGTCCGGCAACAGCTACCTCAGAAAAGCTACACGCCGCGCGCCCGGTGGTCGCTCGGGTTTCGGATTTTTCTGAGTCAGCTATTGCCGGACTGGCAGCCCTCATTGCCCATGAAACCAGCGGCGGCAATATTACCGGGCAGGCGATCCTAGCGGAAATCACGCCGCCCAAGCACGCAGATATCATCGAGGTGATGGCTTTTTCCTCGGCGCGCAAGATGGCGGGTGTCCGGGCGAAGGTTGACAGTGCGGTGCGGACATTGATGATGGGAGCGCCGGAGTTTGTGGCTAAGCTAGCGCCGGTTGACACCATGCTCCAGCGCCAGCTGGATGAGTGGGCGGATAGCGGCCTCAGGGTGTTGATGCTGGCTGAATTTGATGATGAAACAACGAAACTCAAGGATCTGCCGGACGGCTCTGGGCGGGCGATTGGCGCGGTGATTTTACGTAATTCCCTGCGCGACGGCGTGATTGATACGGTCAAGTTCCTCCAGGAGCAAGGCGTGGTCATTCGCGTGATTTCCGGCGATAATCCGCGCACCGTTCAGCACATCGCGCGCCAGGCGGGCATCGATAATCCAGACAAGGCCATCCTCGGCTCGGCGCTGGCGGGTCTCAGTGACAAAGCCTTCGACAAGGCCGCTGATGAACACACAATTTTTGCCCGTGTACTGCCAGAGCAAAAGGAGCGGCTGATCGCCCATTTCAAGCAGTCCGGCAAGTTCACCGGCATGGTCGGCGACGGCGTCAACGACGCGCTGGCGCTGAAAAAATCTGACCTCGGCGTGGCGATGTACGCCGGTGCTCCGGCGTCGCGGCGAGTGGCGGATATAATTTTACTCAATAATTCATTCACCTCTCTGCCGATTGGCATGAAGCTGGGTAATCGGATCATGCAAGCGATCGAAGTGATTGCCACCCTGTTCTTTCATAAGATTATTTACGGCGTGGTGTTGCTACTAAGTACCATGCTGGTTGGGCTAAATTATCCATACGCGCCGCGGCATATCACCTTCCTCAATATTTTCCTGGTGACCATGCCGACGATTATGTGGACGCTGTTTCCGCCGCGGCCGTGCCACCGGGTTAATCCAGCGCATTTCTGGCGCGACACCCTGCAGGCAGTGGCGCCGATCGCGCTACTGACGGGTCTGACGGTGGCGTTTACCTACTGGTCGGGCGTGACGCTGCATCCAAATCAGGCGGCCGAGGCGGCAACGATGACGGTTCTGACAGCGACATTCTTTGGGATTTACCTGGTGTTTTTGGTCGGGCCGATGCTCGGTGTAGTCCTTGACAAGCGGGCGCACTTAGCGCGGACGCTGTATATGGCGGGCGTGCTGTTTGTTACCTTGGTGAGCTTTGGCATTGAGCCACTCAGGCAGTTCTTTGACTTTACTATGCCAAATATCACCCTGCTCTGGCCGGGCATCGCTGTGGTCGTTCCCGTCGCCCTGGCCCAGTGGTGGCTGGCCCGCCGCGCTGGCCGGAAGTTTGCTGATATGGTAGAGGTGGCTGACGAGCGGATGAAGACGAACCGCCCAGAATGA
- the atpC gene encoding ATP synthase F1 subunit epsilon, with protein MNLKLVTLGGVKLDEAVYSVTIPTIDGEISVLPSHEPLVTVAKDGVITVRWRQEDPDNQLEYFAISGGVVKIDYSSVQILVDEADHGDDIIEAETQAALERAIKARDEAGDQVEREKAKQLIDRHMVRLKVADLHRRKRRR; from the coding sequence ATGAATTTGAAGCTGGTAACACTCGGTGGTGTCAAGCTGGATGAGGCGGTCTACTCGGTAACTATTCCGACGATTGACGGCGAAATTTCGGTACTGCCGAGTCACGAACCGCTGGTGACGGTGGCTAAGGACGGCGTGATCACCGTGCGCTGGCGTCAAGAAGACCCCGACAATCAGTTGGAGTATTTCGCAATCTCCGGCGGCGTGGTGAAAATTGATTATTCATCGGTGCAGATCCTGGTGGACGAGGCGGATCATGGCGACGACATCATCGAGGCGGAGACTCAGGCGGCCCTGGAGCGCGCTATCAAAGCCCGCGACGAAGCCGGCGACCAAGTCGAACGCGAGAAAGCCAAACAGCTCATTGACCGGCATATGGTGCGGCTGAAGGTAGCGGACTTGCATCGGCGCAAGCGACGACGGTAG
- the atpG gene encoding ATP synthase F1 subunit gamma codes for MPSTRALKNRIRSVDSTKQITKAMQLVAASKMRRAQEADKASAPYTMAAEELLSYLASQGATDNHPLFKRRKITKRLIIVIASDKGLAGAYNTNVLKKYLELLKRDDERGIENLTLTIGRRASQFASRLKDTKIIGTYEDLPDQPSGLTFHTILNTAISMFENGDVDAVTLVYTQFVNSMVQTAELSRLLPAGTKALIDPSEVSNTVSDAKYEPSIPEVLDAVANRLTGARLLQALLDARASEHSMRMMAMKNATDNASDLVDDLTLAMNKARQGAITQELAEISGGVEAMEQ; via the coding sequence ATGCCGAGTACTCGTGCGCTGAAAAATCGCATTCGCTCGGTGGATTCGACCAAGCAGATCACCAAGGCGATGCAATTGGTGGCCGCCAGCAAGATGCGCCGCGCCCAAGAGGCGGACAAGGCCTCGGCCCCCTACACTATGGCAGCCGAGGAGCTGCTGAGCTACCTAGCCAGCCAAGGTGCGACTGACAATCACCCGCTGTTTAAGCGCCGCAAAATTACCAAGCGCTTGATCATCGTCATCGCTAGCGACAAAGGTCTGGCTGGTGCGTATAACACCAATGTCCTGAAGAAATATCTGGAGCTGCTGAAGCGTGATGATGAGCGTGGCATTGAAAACTTAACCTTGACGATTGGCCGCCGAGCTTCGCAATTTGCCTCGCGCCTGAAGGATACGAAGATTATCGGTACGTACGAGGATTTGCCAGATCAGCCGTCTGGACTCACCTTTCACACGATTTTGAATACCGCCATTAGCATGTTTGAGAATGGCGATGTTGACGCGGTGACGCTGGTGTATACGCAGTTTGTCAATAGCATGGTGCAGACGGCGGAGCTGTCGCGCTTGCTGCCGGCAGGTACTAAAGCATTGATCGATCCAAGCGAGGTCTCGAATACGGTTTCTGATGCCAAGTACGAGCCGAGCATTCCGGAAGTGCTGGACGCCGTAGCGAATCGTTTGACGGGCGCGCGATTGCTGCAGGCGTTGCTGGACGCTCGCGCCTCAGAACATTCTATGCGGATGATGGCTATGAAGAATGCGACGGATAATGCGTCTGATCTGGTGGATGACTTGACGCTAGCGATGAACAAAGCCCGCCAAGGTGCAATTACCCAGGAGCTGGCGGAAATTTCCGGCGGCGTGGAGGCGATGGAACAATGA
- a CDS encoding tRNA-dihydrouridine synthase family protein yields MTFWDNLPQPFFILAPMEAITDVVFRHVVKQAGAPDVFFTEFANATGWVHAGDKAIAGRLVKTDDEHPLVAQIWGGEPGDMEQFAGYCARLGFDGIDINMGCPAKSAIKSGGAALIRRPDVAVAAIAAAKTAGLPVSVKTRLGYTHVDEWREWLTTLLEQNIVNLTVHLRTKKEMSKVPAHYELIDDIIKLRDEIAPQTLLTINGDIRDRAHGEELVRAHPGLNGIMIGRGIFSDPFCFRKGGVSSEIEDKRVIVGGAAPTSEQISDFSEEGADRLAGPAFSDLRAVADGDDGSDNTKSELIYLLHYHLDLFDHHQSTLGRPFETLKRFFKIYIRDFDGAKELREQLMHTTSTDEVRQLLDDQ; encoded by the coding sequence ATGACCTTTTGGGACAATCTACCGCAGCCATTTTTCATCTTGGCGCCGATGGAAGCCATCACCGACGTGGTGTTTCGTCATGTCGTGAAGCAGGCGGGCGCGCCCGACGTGTTTTTCACCGAGTTCGCCAATGCCACCGGCTGGGTACACGCTGGCGACAAGGCCATCGCTGGGCGGCTGGTCAAAACCGACGATGAGCATCCATTGGTCGCCCAGATATGGGGCGGTGAGCCGGGCGACATGGAGCAATTTGCTGGCTATTGTGCCAGGCTTGGCTTCGACGGTATCGACATCAACATGGGCTGCCCCGCCAAATCCGCCATCAAATCTGGTGGCGCAGCGCTCATCCGCCGACCCGACGTAGCAGTTGCTGCCATCGCCGCTGCTAAAACTGCTGGATTACCAGTCAGCGTCAAAACACGCCTGGGCTATACGCATGTTGACGAATGGCGCGAATGGCTTACGACATTACTTGAGCAAAATATTGTCAACCTAACCGTCCACCTGCGCACCAAGAAAGAAATGAGCAAAGTCCCGGCGCACTACGAACTCATCGACGACATCATCAAACTACGTGACGAAATCGCCCCACAAACGTTACTGACTATCAACGGTGACATTCGCGACCGCGCTCATGGCGAAGAATTAGTTAGAGCCCACCCAGGCCTCAACGGCATCATGATCGGGCGGGGGATTTTTAGCGATCCGTTTTGTTTTCGGAAAGGCGGAGTGTCTTCGGAGATCGAGGATAAGCGGGTGATAGTCGGCGGGGCAGCACCCACTTCTGAACAAATCTCTGATTTTTCAGAAGAAGGGGCGGACCGACTAGCAGGACCCGCGTTTAGTGACCTACGTGCCGTCGCAGACGGCGACGACGGGAGCGACAATACTAAATCAGAGCTTATATATCTACTACATTACCACCTCGACCTCTTCGACCACCATCAATCAACCCTCGGCCGCCCCTTTGAAACCCTCAAACGCTTCTTCAAAATCTACATCCGCGACTTCGACGGCGCCAAGGAACTGCGCGAGCAATTGATGCACACCACCAGCACCGACGAAGTCCGCCAATTACTGGATGATCAATAA
- the atpD gene encoding F0F1 ATP synthase subunit beta, whose product MSKTLGKIIQIVGVVVDVEFPRDVKLPAIYDALHVKNGKETLVLEVAQHLDEHTVRTIALSSTDGLARGAEVVATGAPISVPVGAETQGRMFNVVGEAIDEKPQPKGKTAPIHRPAPDLSEQSNKTEILETGIKVVDLIAPLAKGGKAGLFAGAGVGKTVLITELINNIAKFHSGNSVFTGVGERTREGNDLYYEMEEAGVLDKTSLVFGQMNEPPGARLRVALSGLAMAEAFRDEGKDVLLFIDNIYRYTQAGAEVSALLGRLPSAVGYQPNLQQEMGALQERITSTKKGSITSVQAVYVPADDLTDPAPATTFAHLDATIVMNRALTEIGIYPAVDVLDSSSNSLDPEIVGEEHYRVAREVQRVLQQYKELQDIIAILGMEELSDDQKQIVARARRIQRFLAQPFHVAEKFTGNPGVYVKLEDTIRDAADILAGKYDDKPESWFYMVQGTLADQVARDAENAKQPEVKKD is encoded by the coding sequence ATGAGTAAAACACTAGGAAAAATTATTCAAATCGTTGGTGTGGTGGTCGATGTGGAATTTCCGCGCGATGTTAAGCTGCCGGCGATTTATGACGCGTTGCATGTCAAGAACGGCAAAGAGACGCTGGTGCTGGAAGTAGCGCAGCACCTCGACGAGCACACGGTGCGGACGATTGCCCTGTCGTCGACCGACGGCTTGGCTCGCGGTGCGGAAGTGGTGGCGACTGGTGCACCGATTTCTGTGCCAGTGGGTGCTGAGACTCAGGGGCGCATGTTCAACGTGGTTGGTGAAGCGATTGACGAGAAACCCCAACCAAAGGGCAAAACCGCGCCAATTCACCGCCCTGCTCCGGATCTGAGCGAGCAGTCGAACAAAACGGAGATTTTGGAAACTGGTATCAAGGTTGTTGACCTTATCGCGCCGCTGGCCAAAGGTGGTAAAGCCGGTCTGTTCGCCGGTGCTGGTGTCGGTAAAACCGTCTTGATCACCGAGCTAATCAACAACATTGCCAAGTTCCATTCTGGTAACTCGGTGTTTACTGGTGTTGGTGAGCGTACTCGCGAAGGAAATGACTTGTACTACGAAATGGAAGAAGCCGGCGTGCTGGACAAGACTTCGCTGGTGTTTGGTCAGATGAACGAGCCACCTGGAGCACGTCTGCGCGTGGCGCTCTCGGGTCTGGCGATGGCCGAAGCTTTCCGTGATGAAGGCAAAGACGTGCTGCTGTTTATCGACAATATTTACCGCTACACTCAGGCTGGTGCTGAGGTGTCGGCACTGCTGGGTCGTTTGCCAAGCGCTGTGGGTTATCAGCCGAACTTGCAGCAAGAAATGGGTGCTCTCCAGGAGCGCATCACATCAACGAAAAAGGGCTCGATCACCTCTGTTCAGGCTGTCTACGTGCCAGCTGACGACTTGACTGACCCAGCGCCGGCGACGACCTTCGCTCACCTGGATGCGACCATCGTGATGAACCGTGCTTTGACGGAAATTGGTATTTACCCTGCCGTTGACGTGTTGGACTCCAGCTCTAACTCGCTCGACCCAGAAATCGTTGGCGAGGAACATTACCGGGTGGCACGCGAAGTGCAGCGAGTGCTGCAGCAGTACAAAGAATTGCAGGACATCATCGCCATCCTCGGTATGGAGGAATTATCGGATGACCAGAAGCAAATCGTCGCTCGGGCGCGCCGCATCCAGCGCTTCTTGGCGCAGCCATTCCATGTGGCCGAGAAATTTACCGGCAACCCTGGCGTGTACGTCAAGCTGGAAGACACCATTCGCGACGCTGCCGACATTTTGGCTGGTAAATACGACGACAAGCCAGAAAGCTGGTTCTACATGGTGCAAGGCACATTGGCCGACCAAGTAGCCCGCGACGCTGAAAACGCCAAGCAACCAGAGGTAAAGAAGGACTAG
- a CDS encoding ATP-dependent helicase produces MDFDTRYAKLNANQRQAVDYIHGSLLVIAGPGTGKTELLSMRTAQILRQTDTLPDSILCLTFTESGAANMRQRLRQIIGEDAYKIAIHTFHSFGTEIINQHRQYFFRGADAQPADELTQHQIVTGILEGLDWRNPLSAKNNGEFVYTSELIRVISEFKQSGLTPAELRLVMADNQRIIADIAPDIQQVFASKISKKTIELFAPLAEKIIERIGEGNSVTITNLPSSITPYAHVLALSIAHAAQEAIDASSAKPLTTWKNKWCEKNASGEFVLKDATASEKLSAAIDVYEAYGNALAERSLFDYDDMILSVIQACETHPELRANLQEQFQFIMVDEFQDTNLAQLRLLFDLTGNEDNPNIMAVGDDDQAIFSFQGADVGNIQRFRQRYHDPKIIVLTDNYRSAADILTAARGVITQGTDRLENTIDGLSKQLTAHASGSGAQVQVQEFTSASEERAGVAQQIAELIKRGENPAHITVIARHHKELIELLPHLYRQNLTVNYERHDDILEQDIIQALDKLARVVMAIHQNNLDAANSLLPEVIAHPAFGFSALDIWRLSLHAYNHRQLWLESMLSSSTFQPFGEWLLERARDVPNLPLEEQLDKLLGLEMSAGITPIDSVQRLQPTGEELSLKLRTAIAARASSDARREKRSPSKGSSLNSLAAHYFSPEALAKHPDAYLATLESLRTLRQKLRDRATDEIPTLADFLEFIDLHRSTKTRLTHIRPQASALGGAINLMTAHKSKGLEFPHVFVIGAIDSAWGEKVRSRSRLIRYPANLQLQPAGASYDERLRLFFVAMTRAKTTLTMTYSQTNDAGSDTMIASFLTDHTPTIIPAADTPAAQITVAQTDWSTRLSAPITAELQDVLAPTLETYKLSVTHLNSFLDVSRGGPQNFLLNNLLRFPSAKSPAASYGTAIHASLQQLHNLLRADHHLPPTERILHYFRTSLEAQHLPPDDFKLYLDKGTAALTVFLDAKSSDFHDTELAELDFAHQGVVVSSARLTGKLDVADIDKNNKTIFVTDYKTGKPSHSWKGTSDYEKIKLHKYRQQLMFYQLLVTSSRDYGNFSFTGARLQFVEPDTKTGDILSLEDTFSEEELAEFARLISVVWQKITTLELPDISGYSADYKGMVQFEQDLLTEEW; encoded by the coding sequence ATGGACTTTGACACGCGCTACGCCAAACTGAACGCCAATCAGCGCCAGGCGGTCGATTACATTCACGGCTCGCTCCTGGTGATCGCCGGACCGGGCACAGGCAAGACCGAACTGCTGAGCATGCGCACCGCCCAGATTTTGCGCCAGACCGACACGCTGCCGGATAGTATTTTGTGCCTGACGTTTACCGAGAGCGGCGCCGCCAACATGCGCCAGCGCCTGCGCCAGATCATCGGCGAGGATGCGTATAAAATCGCCATTCACACCTTTCACAGCTTCGGCACGGAGATTATCAATCAGCACCGCCAATACTTTTTCCGCGGCGCTGATGCCCAGCCGGCAGATGAGCTGACGCAGCACCAAATTGTGACGGGGATCCTCGAGGGGCTTGACTGGCGTAATCCGCTAAGCGCTAAAAACAACGGTGAGTTCGTCTACACCAGTGAGTTAATCCGAGTTATTTCCGAGTTCAAACAGAGCGGCCTCACGCCGGCGGAGCTGCGGCTAGTGATGGCGGATAACCAGCGCATTATCGCCGACATTGCCCCTGATATCCAGCAGGTATTTGCCAGTAAAATTTCTAAAAAAACCATTGAATTATTTGCGCCATTAGCAGAGAAGATTATCGAGAGAATCGGCGAGGGAAATTCTGTTACAATCACCAATCTACCGTCCTCCATCACCCCGTACGCCCACGTTCTGGCACTCAGCATCGCTCACGCGGCCCAAGAGGCCATCGACGCTAGCTCCGCCAAACCGCTGACCACCTGGAAAAACAAGTGGTGTGAAAAGAACGCCAGCGGCGAATTCGTCCTCAAAGACGCCACTGCCAGCGAGAAACTATCCGCCGCCATTGACGTCTACGAAGCATACGGCAACGCCCTAGCCGAGCGCTCGCTGTTTGACTACGACGACATGATTTTGTCCGTCATTCAAGCCTGCGAGACTCACCCGGAACTACGCGCCAACCTCCAGGAACAATTCCAGTTCATCATGGTCGACGAATTTCAGGACACCAACCTGGCGCAGCTGCGGCTACTATTTGACCTGACCGGCAATGAGGACAATCCCAACATCATGGCGGTCGGCGACGACGATCAGGCGATTTTTAGTTTTCAGGGCGCGGATGTTGGCAATATCCAGCGCTTCCGCCAGCGCTATCACGACCCGAAAATCATCGTGCTGACGGACAATTACCGCTCGGCAGCTGACATCCTGACGGCGGCGCGCGGGGTGATCACCCAAGGGACGGATCGCCTGGAGAACACCATTGACGGCTTGTCAAAGCAATTGACCGCGCATGCGTCTGGTAGCGGCGCCCAGGTTCAGGTGCAGGAATTTACCTCGGCGAGCGAGGAGCGGGCAGGGGTAGCACAGCAAATTGCCGAGCTGATCAAACGCGGCGAAAACCCAGCGCACATCACCGTCATCGCCCGCCATCACAAGGAGCTGATCGAGCTGCTGCCGCACCTGTATCGCCAGAATCTGACGGTCAATTACGAGCGGCACGATGATATTTTAGAGCAGGATATTATTCAAGCGCTGGACAAGCTGGCGCGGGTGGTCATGGCGATTCATCAGAATAATCTCGACGCCGCCAACAGTCTGCTGCCAGAGGTCATCGCCCATCCGGCGTTTGGCTTTTCGGCGCTGGATATCTGGCGGCTCAGCCTCCATGCCTATAACCATCGGCAGCTATGGCTGGAGAGTATGCTGTCAAGCAGCACTTTTCAGCCGTTTGGCGAGTGGCTGCTGGAGCGAGCCAGGGACGTACCAAATTTGCCGCTGGAGGAGCAGTTGGATAAGTTACTAGGGCTAGAGATGAGTGCTGGAATTACTCCAATCGACTCCGTACAGCGATTGCAACCAACCGGCGAGGAGCTTTCCTTAAAGCTCCGTACAGCGATTGCAGCCCGAGCGTCCTCAGACGCCCGGCGCGAAAAGAGGAGTCCCAGTAAAGGCTCTTCGCTTAATTCTCTCGCTGCCCACTACTTTTCGCCTGAAGCCCTTGCCAAACACCCCGACGCCTACCTAGCCACGCTCGAGAGCCTGCGCACGCTGCGCCAAAAATTACGCGACCGCGCTACCGACGAAATCCCGACGCTGGCGGACTTCCTGGAATTCATCGACCTGCACCGCTCGACCAAAACCCGCCTGACGCACATCCGCCCCCAGGCCAGCGCCCTCGGCGGCGCCATCAACCTGATGACCGCCCATAAATCCAAAGGTCTGGAATTCCCGCATGTCTTCGTCATCGGGGCAATCGACAGTGCCTGGGGCGAGAAAGTCCGCTCGCGCTCGCGGCTGATTCGCTATCCCGCCAACCTCCAGCTCCAGCCCGCTGGCGCCAGCTACGACGAGCGGCTACGGCTATTCTTCGTGGCGATGACCCGCGCCAAAACCACCTTGACCATGACGTACTCCCAGACCAACGACGCCGGCAGCGACACCATGATCGCCAGTTTTCTGACCGACCACACGCCGACGATTATCCCCGCTGCCGATACGCCCGCAGCGCAAATCACCGTGGCGCAAACCGACTGGAGCACGCGGCTGAGCGCGCCGATTACCGCGGAGCTCCAGGATGTACTGGCGCCGACCTTAGAGACCTACAAACTTTCCGTTACTCATCTCAATAGTTTCCTCGACGTCTCGCGCGGCGGTCCGCAGAACTTTTTGTTGAATAATCTGCTACGCTTTCCGTCCGCCAAAAGTCCCGCCGCCAGCTACGGCACCGCCATTCACGCCAGTCTCCAGCAGCTGCACAACCTACTGCGCGCTGACCATCATCTGCCACCTACCGAACGCATTCTCCACTATTTTCGCACATCGCTCGAGGCTCAGCACCTGCCGCCGGACGATTTCAAGCTATATCTAGACAAGGGCACGGCGGCGCTGACGGTGTTTCTGGACGCCAAATCGTCCGATTTTCATGACACGGAGCTCGCGGAACTTGATTTCGCTCATCAAGGCGTCGTCGTTAGCAGCGCGCGCCTGACCGGCAAGCTGGACGTCGCCGACATTGATAAGAATAATAAAACCATATTCGTGACCGATTACAAGACCGGCAAGCCGTCACACTCCTGGAAGGGCACATCTGATTATGAAAAAATCAAGCTCCACAAATACCGCCAGCAGCTGATGTTTTATCAACTCCTGGTCACGTCATCACGTGATTATGGCAATTTCAGCTTCACCGGCGCCCGCCTACAATTCGTCGAGCCAGATACGAAAACCGGCGACATCCTCAGCTTGGAAGACACGTTCTCTGAGGAAGAACTAGCTGAATTCGCCCGGCTGATCAGCGTCGTCTGGCAGAAAATCACCACCCTGGAACTACCGGATATTTCTGGGTATTCAGCGGATTATAAGGGGATGGTGCAGTTTGAGCAGGATTTATTGACAGAGGAGTGGTAA